The Henckelia pumila isolate YLH828 chromosome 2, ASM3356847v2, whole genome shotgun sequence genome includes a window with the following:
- the LOC140881218 gene encoding probable phospholipid-transporting ATPase 8, which yields MRKMAGGRGKRIHFTRLYSFSCLKSKFGDKHSQIGEKGYSRVVYCNDPDNPEQLQLRYGSNYVSTTKYTAFNFIPKSLFEQFRRVANIYFLVVACVSFSPLAPYSATSVLAPLVVVIGATMAKEALEDWRRKKLDIEANNRKVKVYDRSNTFQDTRWKNLRVGNLVKVYKDEYFPADLLLISSSYEDGICYVETTNLDGETNLKVKHALDVTSSLREDDHYKKFKAIIRCEDPNEDLYSFIGTMRYDGQQYPLSLQQILVRDSKLRNTEYVYGVVVFTGHDTKVMQNATDPPSKRSKIERKMDKIVYILFGLLILVSFMGSFFFGITTKNDIHDGKVQRWYLQPERTTVFYDPKRAALAAFFHFLTGLMLYGYLIPISLYVSIEMVKVLQGIFINQDQDMYYDETDNPAHARTSNLNEELGQVDTILSDKTGTLTCNSMDFVKCSIAGTAYGRGVTEVERALAKRKVDAQHNIVNFSSNLQMSTDDITDLGKSIKGFNFKDDRIMHGGWVNEPHADVIQKFFRVLALCHTAIPEVNQETGEIDYEAESPDEAAFVIAARELGFEFFERTQNSISLHELDYGKGRKTDRSYELLHVLEFSSARKRMSVIVKNAENQLLLLSKGADSAMLERLSRKAKEFEARTREHIKRYAEAGLRTLVVAYRELNEDDFRSWEEEFLNAKTSVNADRDALVDAAADKIERDLILLGATAVEDKLQTGVPECINKLAAAGIKIWVITGDKMETAINIGYACGLLREDMKQIVITLDSPENSDLEKLGDKDDATKASSESITNQIRKGRAQLSSSGGSSTSFGLIIDGKSLSFALGTDQEGAFLDLAVNCASVICCRSTPKQKALVTRMVKKGTGKTTLAIGDGANDVGMLQEADIGVGISGVEGMQASMSGDFTVAQFRFLERLLLVHGHWCYRRISMMICYFFYKNIAFGFTLFWFEARASFSGQPAYNDWYMSFYNVFFTSLPVIALGVFDQDVSARLCLKHPRLYEEGVHDILFSWPRILGWMLNGIISSMIIFFFTTNSILHQAFRRDGSVVDFEVLGVLMYTCVVWTVNCQMALSINYFTWIQHFFIWGSIAFWYIFLVIYGSLSPVVSTTAFRVLVEACAPSPFYWLATLLVVVSTLLPYILYRTLQTEFNPMIHDRIQRSRLRGSGIESSDSVKMGIVKDKSRYQDSLLVKQ from the exons ATGAGGAAAATGGCTGGTGGTAGAGGAAAAAGGATTCATTTTACCAGGCTTTATTCATTTTCATGTCTCAAATCTAAGTTTGGAGATAAGCATAGTCAAATTGGGGAAAAGGGTTACTCCAGGGTTGTGTATTGTAATGATCCTGATAATCCAGAGCAGCTCCAGCTTAGGTACGGGAGTAATTATGTTTCTACGACAAAATACACGGCCTTTAATTTTATTCCTAAATCACTGTTTGAGCAGTTTAGGAGGGTTGCAAACATATATTTTCTTGTTGTAGCTTGTGTATCTTTTAGTCCCTTAGCACCTTACAGTGCTACAAGTGTTCTTGCACCTTTGGTCGTCGTAATTGGAGCGACAATGGCGAAAGAAGCCTTGGAAGATTGGAGGCGGAAGAAACTG GATATAGAGGCCAACAACCGAAAGGTCAAAGTGTATGATAGAAGCAATACTTTTCAAGATACCAGATGGAAGAATTTACGAGTTGGCAATCTGGTAAAGGTGTACAAGGATGAATATTTCCCTGCAGATCTGCTTCTAATTTCATCAAGCTACGAGGACGGGATTTGTTATGTTGAAACTACAAACTTAGATGGAGAGACTAATCTCAAGGTGAAGCATGCTCTTGATGTTACATCCTCCTTGCGCGAAGACGACCACTATAAAAAATTCAAGGCAATTATTAGGTGTGAGGACCCAAACGAGGATCTTTATTCATTCATCGGAACCATGAGGTATGATGGTCAGCAGTATCCCCTTTCTCTGCAACAGATTCTTGTGCGAGATTCTAAACTTCGAAATACTGAGTACGTGTATGGGGTGGTTGTGTTTACTGGTCATGACACGAAAGTCATGCAGAATGCTACAGATCCTCCTTCTAAGAGGAGTAAGATTGAGAGAAAAATGGATAAGATAGTGTACATTCTTTTTGGTTTATTGATCTTAGTATCTTTTATGGGGTCTTTCTTTTTTGGAATCACAACCAAGAATGACATTCATGACGGAAAAGTGCAGAGATGGTATCTCCAACCAGAACGTACTACCGTGTTTTATGATCCGAAACGAGCCGCACTGGCTGCTTTTTTTCATTTCTTGACTGGGCTTATGTTGTATGGATATCTGATACCAATATCCCTGTATGTATCTATTGAGATGGTAAAGGTTTTACAGGGCATATTTATAAATCAGGATCAAGATATGTATTATGATGAAACCGACAACCCAGCACATGCAAGGACTTCTAATTTGAATGAGGAACTTGGACAGGTAGATACTATCCTTTCTGATAAAACGGGTACTTTGACATGCAACTCAATGGATTTTGTTAAATGCTCAATAGCTGGCACAGCATATGGCCGTGGTGTGACAGAGGTAGAAAGAGCCCTAGCTAAGCGAAAAGTTGATGCACAGCATAACATTGTGAATTTTTCCTCCAATTTACAAATGTCTACTGATGACATCACAGATTTGGGAAAATCAATAAAAGGTTTTAATTTCAAAGATGACCGCATTATGCATGGTGGATGGGTTAATGAACCTCACGCAGATGTTATACAGAAGTTCTTTAGAGTGCTAGCACTCTGCCACACCGCCATTCCTGAGGTGAATCAAGAAACTGGTGAAATTGATTATGAAGCTGAGTCTCCAGATGAAGCTGCCTTTGTTATTGCCGCTAGGGAGCTTGGCTTTGAGTTCTTTGAAAGAACACAAAATAGTATCTCTTTGCATGAACTAGATTATGGAAAAGGCAGAAAAACTGACAG ATCATACGAGCTTCTTCATGTCTTAGAGTTCAGTAGTGCCAGGAAAAGGATGTCTGTGATCGTTAAGAATGCTGAAAATCAGTTGCTGCTCCTCTCGAAGGGTGCAGACAG TGCAATGCTCGAACGGCTCTCTAGAAAAGCAAAAGAATTCGAAGCTAGAACAAGGGAACATATAAAAAGATATGCTGAAGCTGGTTTAAGAACTCTGGTAGTTGCATACCGTGAACTTAATGAAGATGATTTTAGATCATGGGAAGAAGAGTTTCTGAATGCCAAGACATCTGTAAATGCTGATAGAGATGCATTGGTGGATGCAGCTGCTGATAAGATTGAAAGAGACTTAATCCTCCTTGGAGCTACTGCTGTCGAGGACAAGCTACAAACGGGG GTTCCAGAATGCATCAACAAGCTTGCAGCTGCTGGAATCAAGATTTGGGTCATAACAGGGGATAAGATGGAGACAGCGATAAATATTGG ATATGCGTGTGGCTTACTGAGAGAGGATATGAAGCAGATTGTGATCACCTTAGACTCCCCAGAAAATAGTGACCTAGAAAAACTAGGGGATAAGGATGATGCTACAAAG GCTTCGAGTGAAAGCATTACAAATCAAATTAGGAAAGGAAGAGCTCAGCTATCTTCATCTGGAGGCAGTTCGACTTCCTTTGGTTTGATAATTGATGGCAAGTCATTATCTTTTGCTCTCGGCACGGATCAGGAGGGGGCATTTTTGGATCTGGCGGTTAATTGTGCATCTGTTATTTGCTGTCGCTCCACGCCTAAACAGAAAGCTCTT GTTACGAGGATGGTTAAAAAGGGTACGGGTAAAACAACACTAGCAATTGGTGATGGGGCAAATGATGTGGGCATGCTTCAAGAAGCTGATATCGGTGTTGGCATCAGTGGTGTAGAAGGAATGCAG GCTTCAATGTCGGGGGATTTTACAGTAGCGCAGTTCCGTTTTCTGGAACGCCTGTTACTGGTTCATGGCCACTGGTGCTACAGACGAATATCTATGATG ATATGCTACTTCTTTTACAAGAACATTGCCTTTGGGTTCACCCTGTTCTGGTTTGAGGCTCGTGCTTCCTTCTCCGGCCAACCTGCCTATAATGATTGGTACATGTCATTCTACAACGTTTTCTTCACTTCACTCCCTGTTATTGCACTCGGTGTTTTTGACCAGGATGTTTCCGCGCGACTGTGTCTTAAG CATCCTCGATTATATGAAGAGGGAGTTCATGATATTCTCTTCAGTTGGCCGCGCATACTTGGTTGGATGCTAAATGGTATCATTAGTTCCatgatcatcttcttcttcacaaCTAACTCTATCCTGCATCAAGCCTTTCGTAGAGATGGCAGCGTTGTTGATTTTGAAGTTCTTGGCGTTCTTATGTATACATGTGTCGTCTGGACGGTGAACTGTCAAATGGCCCTATCTATCAACTACTTTacatggattcaacacttcttCATCTGGGGCAGCATTGCCTTTTGGTACATTTTTTTAGTTATATATGGTTCGCTTTCGCCTGTAGTATCTACAACTGCATTCCGAGTTCTCGTTGAAGCCTGTGCCCCGAGTCCATTCTACTGGCTGGCAACCCTTCTCGTTGTTGTTTCTACTCTGTTACCATATATACTGTACAGGACTTTACAGACCGAGTTTAATCCTATGATACATGACAGAATTCAAAGGAGTAGATTGCGAGGGTCGGGGATTGAATCGTCTGACTCGGTAAAGATGGGTATTGtaaaagataaatcaagatatcaaGACTCATTGTTAGTGAAACAGTAA